A stretch of Henckelia pumila isolate YLH828 chromosome 4, ASM3356847v2, whole genome shotgun sequence DNA encodes these proteins:
- the LOC140863556 gene encoding early nodulin-93-like — translation MARYVAESARETTTLASLDKKLVIAKRCAREGVIAGAKAAVFASIATAIPTLASVKMLPWARAYLNPTAQALIVSTVGGMAYFIVADKTVLAKARRNSFNGASSPSLCDY, via the exons ATGGCAAGATATGTAGCTGAATCTGCTCGGGAAACAACCACATTGGCTTCTCTCGACAAAAAGCTAGTGATCGCCAAACGTTGTGCTCGCG AAGGAGTGATTGCTGGAGCAAAAGCAGCTGTGTTTGCCTCCATTGCCACTGCAATTCCAACC TTGGCAAGTGTAAAGATGCTTCCATGGGCAAGAGCTTACCTCAATCCCACTGCTCAAGCTCTCATTGTATCCACTG tGGGTGGAATGGCATACTTCATAGTGGCAGACAAGACTGTTCTGGCAAAAGCACGTCGGAACTCCTTCAATGGCGCCTCCTCGCCATCGCTATGTGATTACTAG
- the LOC140863555 gene encoding uncharacterized protein isoform X3, whose product MSGMGISEFEDSLWDEFFRFDQMVPSDGLECSNDHIPLHDSLRNALCEVNSNSSHSKNGSVSRCTHLGRKQGGCSSLHDKCSSMSDTDSWSCKQSAVFLFSSESDLMDESSSVAFDDTRESCHGFKISSTDSHGGDFPENGTYRSDRKTPVDNRSEITHQESSFSSFENIDSTDFFSGVCPDIQSFEDVEMMFSPDSTFGVGVDEDELSWLSPDNDGGGFRFEFSCPMSSTDANMSEDRDSSKSYQDHDSAMASAPIKFKEASEKSDSDISFVNEPAVADNKDGFIPRDDRVGINDALRPSISTNSPSKTNCGGEIDVLKKQFKPLNQLKGIRKKHNSGKGSCRYLSNLPIKAIQLHSGATSYEDPSALLQQQQQQQQEKQALGLLNHISNAPLEKSHLPDQTSANQPPPAVKSGIEKIEKQRNDHDNGSSVTRSLEDENIMGQAYESGSLSVGKQVHLYGDKFEDTIDADGVSLVNPAKLGSSIKQESSTQSMDEISPEAASFCQLQLVMEWMDTRTRLCIRDGLYRLAQGAGQRHNHANLRCSSGDRKTSGGLFITEGANKCTNFTNMEAGTNTIDRSIADLLFHHPSDSCAIPAHDS is encoded by the exons ATGTCGGGCATGGGCATATCTGAG TTCGAAGACTCGCTGTGGGATGAattttttcggtttgatcaaATGGTGCCCAGTGATGGGTTGGAGTGTTCCAATGATCACATCCCATTGCACGACAGCTTGAGAAATGCTTTGTGTGAGGTAAATAGTAATTCAAGTCATTCGAAGAATGGATCTGTTTCTAGATGCACACATCTGGGAAGAAAACAGGGTGGATGTTCAAGTTTGCATGATAAATGCAGTTCTATGTCAGATACAGATTCATGGTCCTGTAAACAAAGTGCTGTGTTTCTTTTTTCATCTGAAAGTGACTTGATGGACGAATCATCAAGTGTAGCTTTTGATGATACCAGGGAATCGTGCCATGGATTTAAAATCAGTAGTACAGATTCCCATGGTGGTGACTTTCCTGAGAATGGGACCTATCGCAGTGACAGGAAAACACCTGTGGATAACCGATCTGAAATAACTCACCAAGAAAGTAGTTTCAGTTCTTTTGAGAACATAGATTCTACTGATTTCTTCTCTGGTGTTTGTCCCGATATACAAAGTTTTGAAGATGTTGAGATGATGTTTAG TCCTGATTCAACATTTGGCGTTGGAGTCGATGAAGACGAGTTGAGTTGGTTATCACCAGATAATGATGGAGGAGGATTTAGATTTGAGTTTTCATGTCCTATGTCAAGTACGGATGCAAATATGTCTGAAGACAGAGACTCCTCAAAGAGCTATCAGGACCATGATTCTGCCATGGCGAGTGCGCCCATTAAGTTTAAAGAGGCGTCGGAGAAATCTGATTCTGATATTTCTTTTGTCAACGAACCTGCTGTAGCTGATAACAAGGATGGATTTATCCCTAGAGATGAT AGGGTAGGAATCAATGATGCACTCCGTCCAAGTATTTCGACTAACAGTCCTTCCAAAACCAACTGTGGTGGAGAG ATTGATGTACTGAAAAAGCAGTTCAAGCCACTGAACCAGCTGAAGGGCATTAGAAAAAAACATAATTCTGGAAAAGGTAGTTGCAGATATCTGAGTAACCTTCCAATTAAAGCCATTCAACTCCATTCTGGGGCTACTTCTTATGAGGATCCATCTGCACTCTTGCAACAGCAACAGCAACAACAACAAGAGAAGCAAGCTCTGGGTTTGCTGAATCATATCTCTAATGCTCCTTTGGAGAAAAGTCATTTACCAGACCAGACTTCAGCAAATCAACCACCCCCTGCTGTCAAAT CAGGGATTGAAAAGATAGAGAAGCAGCGTAACGATCATGACAATGGATCTTCTGTGACTAGAAGTCTTGAAGATGAAAATATAATGGGGCAGGCGTATGAAAGTGGTTCTCTATCAGTAGGGAAGCAAGTCCATCTTTATGGAGACAAATTTGAGGATACTATTGATGCTGATGGAGTCAGCCTGGTAAATCCAGCGAAATTAGGCTCTTCAATTAAACAAGAAAGCTCGACGCAGAGTATGGATGAAATTTCCCCCGAAGCAGCAAGTTTTTGCCAGCTTCAGCTCGTCATGGAATGG ATGGATACAAGAACAAGGCTGTGCATAAGGGACGGTTTATACCGTTTGGCTCAGGGTGCTGGACAGAGACATAACCATGCAAATCTGCGTTGTAGTTCTGGGGATCGAAAAACTTCCGGTGGATTATTTATCACTGAAGGAGCAAATAA GTGCACCAATTTCACAAATATGGAAGCAGGCACAAATACTATTGATCGTTCAATAGCGGACTTATTGTTTCACCATCCATCAGATTCGTGTGCAATACCTGCTCACGACTCCTAA
- the LOC140863555 gene encoding protein LNK1-like isoform X2 yields the protein MSGMGISEFEDSLWDEFFRFDQMVPSDGLECSNDHIPLHDSLRNALCEVNSNSSHSKNGSVSRCTHLGRKQGGCSSLHDKCSSMSDTDSWSCKQSAVFLFSSESDLMDESSSVAFDDTRESCHGFKISSTDSHGGDFPENGTYRSDRKTPVDNRSEITHQESSFSSFENIDSTDFFSGVCPDIQSFEDVEMMFRSPDSTFGVGVDEDELSWLSPDNDGGGFRFEFSCPMSSTDANMSEDRDSSKSYQDHDSAMASAPIKFKEASEKSDSDISFVNEPAVADNKDGFIPRDDRVGINDALRPSISTNSPSKTNCGGEIDVLKKQFKPLNQLKGIRKKHNSGKGSCRYLSNLPIKAIQLHSGATSYEDPSALLQQQQQQQQEKQALGLLNHISNAPLEKSHLPDQTSANQPPPAVKWIEKIEKQRNDHDNGSSVTRSLEDENIMGQAYESGSLSVGKQVHLYGDKFEDTIDADGVSLVNPAKLGSSIKQESSTQSMDEISPEAASFCQLQLVMEWMDTRTRLCIRDGLYRLAQGAGQRHNHANLRCSSGDRKTSGGLFITEGANKCTNFTNMEAGTNTIDRSIADLLFHHPSDSCAIPAHDS from the exons ATGTCGGGCATGGGCATATCTGAG TTCGAAGACTCGCTGTGGGATGAattttttcggtttgatcaaATGGTGCCCAGTGATGGGTTGGAGTGTTCCAATGATCACATCCCATTGCACGACAGCTTGAGAAATGCTTTGTGTGAGGTAAATAGTAATTCAAGTCATTCGAAGAATGGATCTGTTTCTAGATGCACACATCTGGGAAGAAAACAGGGTGGATGTTCAAGTTTGCATGATAAATGCAGTTCTATGTCAGATACAGATTCATGGTCCTGTAAACAAAGTGCTGTGTTTCTTTTTTCATCTGAAAGTGACTTGATGGACGAATCATCAAGTGTAGCTTTTGATGATACCAGGGAATCGTGCCATGGATTTAAAATCAGTAGTACAGATTCCCATGGTGGTGACTTTCCTGAGAATGGGACCTATCGCAGTGACAGGAAAACACCTGTGGATAACCGATCTGAAATAACTCACCAAGAAAGTAGTTTCAGTTCTTTTGAGAACATAGATTCTACTGATTTCTTCTCTGGTGTTTGTCCCGATATACAAAGTTTTGAAGATGTTGAGATGATGTTTAG AAGTCCTGATTCAACATTTGGCGTTGGAGTCGATGAAGACGAGTTGAGTTGGTTATCACCAGATAATGATGGAGGAGGATTTAGATTTGAGTTTTCATGTCCTATGTCAAGTACGGATGCAAATATGTCTGAAGACAGAGACTCCTCAAAGAGCTATCAGGACCATGATTCTGCCATGGCGAGTGCGCCCATTAAGTTTAAAGAGGCGTCGGAGAAATCTGATTCTGATATTTCTTTTGTCAACGAACCTGCTGTAGCTGATAACAAGGATGGATTTATCCCTAGAGATGAT AGGGTAGGAATCAATGATGCACTCCGTCCAAGTATTTCGACTAACAGTCCTTCCAAAACCAACTGTGGTGGAGAG ATTGATGTACTGAAAAAGCAGTTCAAGCCACTGAACCAGCTGAAGGGCATTAGAAAAAAACATAATTCTGGAAAAGGTAGTTGCAGATATCTGAGTAACCTTCCAATTAAAGCCATTCAACTCCATTCTGGGGCTACTTCTTATGAGGATCCATCTGCACTCTTGCAACAGCAACAGCAACAACAACAAGAGAAGCAAGCTCTGGGTTTGCTGAATCATATCTCTAATGCTCCTTTGGAGAAAAGTCATTTACCAGACCAGACTTCAGCAAATCAACCACCCCCTGCTGTCAAAT GGATTGAAAAGATAGAGAAGCAGCGTAACGATCATGACAATGGATCTTCTGTGACTAGAAGTCTTGAAGATGAAAATATAATGGGGCAGGCGTATGAAAGTGGTTCTCTATCAGTAGGGAAGCAAGTCCATCTTTATGGAGACAAATTTGAGGATACTATTGATGCTGATGGAGTCAGCCTGGTAAATCCAGCGAAATTAGGCTCTTCAATTAAACAAGAAAGCTCGACGCAGAGTATGGATGAAATTTCCCCCGAAGCAGCAAGTTTTTGCCAGCTTCAGCTCGTCATGGAATGG ATGGATACAAGAACAAGGCTGTGCATAAGGGACGGTTTATACCGTTTGGCTCAGGGTGCTGGACAGAGACATAACCATGCAAATCTGCGTTGTAGTTCTGGGGATCGAAAAACTTCCGGTGGATTATTTATCACTGAAGGAGCAAATAA GTGCACCAATTTCACAAATATGGAAGCAGGCACAAATACTATTGATCGTTCAATAGCGGACTTATTGTTTCACCATCCATCAGATTCGTGTGCAATACCTGCTCACGACTCCTAA
- the LOC140863555 gene encoding uncharacterized protein isoform X1: protein MSGMGISEFEDSLWDEFFRFDQMVPSDGLECSNDHIPLHDSLRNALCEVNSNSSHSKNGSVSRCTHLGRKQGGCSSLHDKCSSMSDTDSWSCKQSAVFLFSSESDLMDESSSVAFDDTRESCHGFKISSTDSHGGDFPENGTYRSDRKTPVDNRSEITHQESSFSSFENIDSTDFFSGVCPDIQSFEDVEMMFRSPDSTFGVGVDEDELSWLSPDNDGGGFRFEFSCPMSSTDANMSEDRDSSKSYQDHDSAMASAPIKFKEASEKSDSDISFVNEPAVADNKDGFIPRDDRVGINDALRPSISTNSPSKTNCGGEIDVLKKQFKPLNQLKGIRKKHNSGKGSCRYLSNLPIKAIQLHSGATSYEDPSALLQQQQQQQQEKQALGLLNHISNAPLEKSHLPDQTSANQPPPAVKSGIEKIEKQRNDHDNGSSVTRSLEDENIMGQAYESGSLSVGKQVHLYGDKFEDTIDADGVSLVNPAKLGSSIKQESSTQSMDEISPEAASFCQLQLVMEWMDTRTRLCIRDGLYRLAQGAGQRHNHANLRCSSGDRKTSGGLFITEGANKCTNFTNMEAGTNTIDRSIADLLFHHPSDSCAIPAHDS, encoded by the exons ATGTCGGGCATGGGCATATCTGAG TTCGAAGACTCGCTGTGGGATGAattttttcggtttgatcaaATGGTGCCCAGTGATGGGTTGGAGTGTTCCAATGATCACATCCCATTGCACGACAGCTTGAGAAATGCTTTGTGTGAGGTAAATAGTAATTCAAGTCATTCGAAGAATGGATCTGTTTCTAGATGCACACATCTGGGAAGAAAACAGGGTGGATGTTCAAGTTTGCATGATAAATGCAGTTCTATGTCAGATACAGATTCATGGTCCTGTAAACAAAGTGCTGTGTTTCTTTTTTCATCTGAAAGTGACTTGATGGACGAATCATCAAGTGTAGCTTTTGATGATACCAGGGAATCGTGCCATGGATTTAAAATCAGTAGTACAGATTCCCATGGTGGTGACTTTCCTGAGAATGGGACCTATCGCAGTGACAGGAAAACACCTGTGGATAACCGATCTGAAATAACTCACCAAGAAAGTAGTTTCAGTTCTTTTGAGAACATAGATTCTACTGATTTCTTCTCTGGTGTTTGTCCCGATATACAAAGTTTTGAAGATGTTGAGATGATGTTTAG AAGTCCTGATTCAACATTTGGCGTTGGAGTCGATGAAGACGAGTTGAGTTGGTTATCACCAGATAATGATGGAGGAGGATTTAGATTTGAGTTTTCATGTCCTATGTCAAGTACGGATGCAAATATGTCTGAAGACAGAGACTCCTCAAAGAGCTATCAGGACCATGATTCTGCCATGGCGAGTGCGCCCATTAAGTTTAAAGAGGCGTCGGAGAAATCTGATTCTGATATTTCTTTTGTCAACGAACCTGCTGTAGCTGATAACAAGGATGGATTTATCCCTAGAGATGAT AGGGTAGGAATCAATGATGCACTCCGTCCAAGTATTTCGACTAACAGTCCTTCCAAAACCAACTGTGGTGGAGAG ATTGATGTACTGAAAAAGCAGTTCAAGCCACTGAACCAGCTGAAGGGCATTAGAAAAAAACATAATTCTGGAAAAGGTAGTTGCAGATATCTGAGTAACCTTCCAATTAAAGCCATTCAACTCCATTCTGGGGCTACTTCTTATGAGGATCCATCTGCACTCTTGCAACAGCAACAGCAACAACAACAAGAGAAGCAAGCTCTGGGTTTGCTGAATCATATCTCTAATGCTCCTTTGGAGAAAAGTCATTTACCAGACCAGACTTCAGCAAATCAACCACCCCCTGCTGTCAAAT CAGGGATTGAAAAGATAGAGAAGCAGCGTAACGATCATGACAATGGATCTTCTGTGACTAGAAGTCTTGAAGATGAAAATATAATGGGGCAGGCGTATGAAAGTGGTTCTCTATCAGTAGGGAAGCAAGTCCATCTTTATGGAGACAAATTTGAGGATACTATTGATGCTGATGGAGTCAGCCTGGTAAATCCAGCGAAATTAGGCTCTTCAATTAAACAAGAAAGCTCGACGCAGAGTATGGATGAAATTTCCCCCGAAGCAGCAAGTTTTTGCCAGCTTCAGCTCGTCATGGAATGG ATGGATACAAGAACAAGGCTGTGCATAAGGGACGGTTTATACCGTTTGGCTCAGGGTGCTGGACAGAGACATAACCATGCAAATCTGCGTTGTAGTTCTGGGGATCGAAAAACTTCCGGTGGATTATTTATCACTGAAGGAGCAAATAA GTGCACCAATTTCACAAATATGGAAGCAGGCACAAATACTATTGATCGTTCAATAGCGGACTTATTGTTTCACCATCCATCAGATTCGTGTGCAATACCTGCTCACGACTCCTAA
- the LOC140863555 gene encoding uncharacterized protein isoform X4, whose protein sequence is MVPSDGLECSNDHIPLHDSLRNALCEVNSNSSHSKNGSVSRCTHLGRKQGGCSSLHDKCSSMSDTDSWSCKQSAVFLFSSESDLMDESSSVAFDDTRESCHGFKISSTDSHGGDFPENGTYRSDRKTPVDNRSEITHQESSFSSFENIDSTDFFSGVCPDIQSFEDVEMMFRSPDSTFGVGVDEDELSWLSPDNDGGGFRFEFSCPMSSTDANMSEDRDSSKSYQDHDSAMASAPIKFKEASEKSDSDISFVNEPAVADNKDGFIPRDDRVGINDALRPSISTNSPSKTNCGGEIDVLKKQFKPLNQLKGIRKKHNSGKGSCRYLSNLPIKAIQLHSGATSYEDPSALLQQQQQQQQEKQALGLLNHISNAPLEKSHLPDQTSANQPPPAVKSGIEKIEKQRNDHDNGSSVTRSLEDENIMGQAYESGSLSVGKQVHLYGDKFEDTIDADGVSLVNPAKLGSSIKQESSTQSMDEISPEAASFCQLQLVMEWMDTRTRLCIRDGLYRLAQGAGQRHNHANLRCSSGDRKTSGGLFITEGANKCTNFTNMEAGTNTIDRSIADLLFHHPSDSCAIPAHDS, encoded by the exons ATGGTGCCCAGTGATGGGTTGGAGTGTTCCAATGATCACATCCCATTGCACGACAGCTTGAGAAATGCTTTGTGTGAGGTAAATAGTAATTCAAGTCATTCGAAGAATGGATCTGTTTCTAGATGCACACATCTGGGAAGAAAACAGGGTGGATGTTCAAGTTTGCATGATAAATGCAGTTCTATGTCAGATACAGATTCATGGTCCTGTAAACAAAGTGCTGTGTTTCTTTTTTCATCTGAAAGTGACTTGATGGACGAATCATCAAGTGTAGCTTTTGATGATACCAGGGAATCGTGCCATGGATTTAAAATCAGTAGTACAGATTCCCATGGTGGTGACTTTCCTGAGAATGGGACCTATCGCAGTGACAGGAAAACACCTGTGGATAACCGATCTGAAATAACTCACCAAGAAAGTAGTTTCAGTTCTTTTGAGAACATAGATTCTACTGATTTCTTCTCTGGTGTTTGTCCCGATATACAAAGTTTTGAAGATGTTGAGATGATGTTTAG AAGTCCTGATTCAACATTTGGCGTTGGAGTCGATGAAGACGAGTTGAGTTGGTTATCACCAGATAATGATGGAGGAGGATTTAGATTTGAGTTTTCATGTCCTATGTCAAGTACGGATGCAAATATGTCTGAAGACAGAGACTCCTCAAAGAGCTATCAGGACCATGATTCTGCCATGGCGAGTGCGCCCATTAAGTTTAAAGAGGCGTCGGAGAAATCTGATTCTGATATTTCTTTTGTCAACGAACCTGCTGTAGCTGATAACAAGGATGGATTTATCCCTAGAGATGAT AGGGTAGGAATCAATGATGCACTCCGTCCAAGTATTTCGACTAACAGTCCTTCCAAAACCAACTGTGGTGGAGAG ATTGATGTACTGAAAAAGCAGTTCAAGCCACTGAACCAGCTGAAGGGCATTAGAAAAAAACATAATTCTGGAAAAGGTAGTTGCAGATATCTGAGTAACCTTCCAATTAAAGCCATTCAACTCCATTCTGGGGCTACTTCTTATGAGGATCCATCTGCACTCTTGCAACAGCAACAGCAACAACAACAAGAGAAGCAAGCTCTGGGTTTGCTGAATCATATCTCTAATGCTCCTTTGGAGAAAAGTCATTTACCAGACCAGACTTCAGCAAATCAACCACCCCCTGCTGTCAAAT CAGGGATTGAAAAGATAGAGAAGCAGCGTAACGATCATGACAATGGATCTTCTGTGACTAGAAGTCTTGAAGATGAAAATATAATGGGGCAGGCGTATGAAAGTGGTTCTCTATCAGTAGGGAAGCAAGTCCATCTTTATGGAGACAAATTTGAGGATACTATTGATGCTGATGGAGTCAGCCTGGTAAATCCAGCGAAATTAGGCTCTTCAATTAAACAAGAAAGCTCGACGCAGAGTATGGATGAAATTTCCCCCGAAGCAGCAAGTTTTTGCCAGCTTCAGCTCGTCATGGAATGG ATGGATACAAGAACAAGGCTGTGCATAAGGGACGGTTTATACCGTTTGGCTCAGGGTGCTGGACAGAGACATAACCATGCAAATCTGCGTTGTAGTTCTGGGGATCGAAAAACTTCCGGTGGATTATTTATCACTGAAGGAGCAAATAA GTGCACCAATTTCACAAATATGGAAGCAGGCACAAATACTATTGATCGTTCAATAGCGGACTTATTGTTTCACCATCCATCAGATTCGTGTGCAATACCTGCTCACGACTCCTAA